In one Alnus glutinosa chromosome 12, dhAlnGlut1.1, whole genome shotgun sequence genomic region, the following are encoded:
- the LOC133851859 gene encoding MLO protein homolog 1-like: MAAAAAGERTLRETATWAVALVCAVFVIFSILIEHGIHSLGKWFQKRNKKAMSEALEKIKAELMLLGFISLLITVGQKPISKICIPSRAANIMFPCKKVDSEGADGGGDRRKLLWYAGDIDVTWRRALAGPAGGGGGDDYCTNHNKVALISQSGVHQLHIFIFVLAVFHVLYSIITIVLAKAKMKKWKAWELETTSLEYQFTNDPSRFRLAHQTSFVRRHSGLSTTPGLRWIVAFFRQFFRSVTKVDYLTMRHGFINAHLAPNSKFDFHKYIKRSMEDDFKVVVGISIPLWICCILFQLLNVYGWYMLSALSFIPLAILLLVGTKLEVIIMEMAQQIQNRTTVVKGALVVEPSNKYFWFNRPDWIIFLIHFTLFQNAFQMAYFLWIWYEFKLNSCFHENLAEVLARVFLGVALQVLCSYITFPLYALVTQMGSHMKKAIFKEQTAKALKKWQKAAREKRKLSKATGADVSSSGFLSGENTPSHGSSPIHLLHKYKTNSTTHDIESVVSSPRAHHSVTELSETEGPAPLSGDDLYEPRRHNNSETNNGDFSFVKP; the protein is encoded by the exons ATGGCTGCAGCTGCTGCTGGAGAGAGGACATTGAGGGAGACAGCTACATGGGCTGTTGCACTTGTTTGTGCCGTTTTCGTCATCTTTTCTATTCTTATTGAACATGGCATCCATTCTCTTGGAAAG TGGTTTCAGAAGCGCAACAAGAAGGCCATGTCTGAGGCTTTAGAGAAAATCAAAgctg AGTTGATGCTACTGGGGTTCATATCTCTGCTAATTACAGTGGGCCAAAAACCCATCTCGAAGATATGCATCCCTTCCAGAGCTGCAAACATCATGTTTCCATGTAAGAAGGTGGACTCCGAGGGGGCAGATGGTGGTGGTGACCGGAGAAAGCTATTGTGGTATGCCGGAGATATTGATGTCACATGGCGCCGAGCCCTTGCCGGCCCagctggtggtggtggtggagatGATTACTGTACCAATCAT aacaAGGTAGCATTGATCTCACAGTCGGGGGTGCACCAACTGCACATCTTCATATTTGTACTTGCGGTCTTCCACGTTCTCTACAGTATTATTACCATAGTTCTGGCAAAAGCCAAA ATGAAGAAATGGAAAGCATGGGAGCTCGAGACCACATCTCTCGAATATCAATTTACTAATG ATCCCTCGAGATTTAGGCTTGCTCATCAAACGTCTTTTGTTCGGCGGCATAGCGGCTTATCGACGACACCTGGTCTCAGATGGATT GTGGCATTTTTCAGGCAATTCTTTCGTTCGGTAACAAAGGTCGACTATCTCACTATGCGACACGGATTTATAAAT GCCCACCTTGCACCAAATAGCAAATTCGACTTTCATAAGTACATTAAAAGATCAATGGAAGATGACTTTAAGGTGGTCGTTGGTATCag TATACCATTATGGATATGCTGTATACTCTTTCAGCTTTTAAACGTCTATG GATGGTACATGCTGTCAGCCTTGTCATTTATACCATTAGCA ATACTTCTACTAGTTGGAACAAAGCTTGAAGTTATAATCATGGAAATGGCTCAGCAAATCCAAAATCGAACCACCGTAGTGAAAGGAGCTCTTGTGGTGGAGCCTAGTAACAAATATTTCTGGTTCAATCGACCTGACTGGATTATTTTCTTGATTCATTTCACCTTGTTCCAG AACGCGTTCCAAATGGCTTACTTTCTGTGGATATGG TATGAGTTCAAGTTGAACTCGTGCTTCCATGAAAATCTAGCAGAAGTGTTGGCAAGGGTTTTCCTTGGTGTAGCTCTGCAAGTCTTGTGTAGCTATATCACCTTCCCCCTCTATGCCTTGGTGACTCAA ATGGGATCCCACATGAAGAAGGCAATCTTCAAAGAGCAAACGGCAAAAGCTCTAAAGAAATGGCAAAAAGCTGCAAGGGAGAAGAGGAAGTTGAGTAAGGCGACAGGGGCAGATGTTTCATCATCTGGGTTCCTGAGTGGAGAGAATACCCCAAGCCATGGCTCATCACCTATACACTTGCTCCACAAGTATAAAACCAATTCTACTACTCATGACATTGAAAGTGTTGTCAGCTCTCCCAGGGCTCACCATTCTGTAACCGAACTCTCAGAGACTGAAGGTCCTGCACCCCTTTCTGGTGACGATCTTTATGAACCAAGAAGACATAACAATTCGGAAACAAATAATGGAGACTTCTCTTTTGTTAAGCCTTGA